A single Notoacmeibacter ruber DNA region contains:
- a CDS encoding NAD(P)-dependent oxidoreductase, with the protein MSATESEIFRVTHLEAKILTVALVGTSSFDRFFNPAHDALQRRGHGVARFVTREELLAAVDALQSLEILGATSSFAADQELFARMPRLRALVSPFTGVEGFDVSAATENDILVANGQIAENTVSMAEAAVLFTLASLYDLHGTERYLRENLPRPSQVRARMLMGKTVGLIGFGKIGQAIAERLSVWGVRLVVSVRTPRSMPAYVTSQSLDEVLATSDVVIMAASLTPESRGMLDLDALRRMKPDVVFVNITRGGIIPDDTLATLAAERPAMRLALDVFDPEPLKEDSPLRDLPNAILTPHMVGHTVESQMRLREAFCENLLAVAEWRVPEYVVNPSVIETWLGKQDSPQL; encoded by the coding sequence ATGAGCGCTACGGAAAGTGAAATTTTCCGCGTAACTCATTTGGAGGCTAAAATCTTGACTGTTGCTTTGGTGGGAACGTCGTCCTTTGATCGGTTCTTCAATCCAGCCCATGACGCGTTGCAACGGCGTGGCCATGGTGTGGCACGGTTCGTCACGCGCGAGGAACTGCTTGCCGCCGTTGATGCACTGCAGTCTTTGGAAATCCTTGGCGCGACCTCAAGCTTTGCAGCCGACCAGGAGCTGTTTGCCAGGATGCCGCGTCTGCGCGCACTGGTTTCTCCGTTCACAGGGGTCGAAGGGTTCGATGTTTCGGCCGCGACGGAAAACGACATCCTCGTGGCGAATGGCCAGATTGCGGAAAACACCGTCAGCATGGCCGAGGCCGCAGTTCTCTTCACCCTGGCTTCGCTCTATGACCTTCATGGCACGGAGCGCTACCTTCGTGAAAACCTGCCGCGTCCCTCGCAGGTCCGTGCGCGCATGCTCATGGGAAAGACAGTTGGCCTGATAGGCTTTGGCAAAATTGGACAGGCTATCGCGGAACGGCTGTCTGTATGGGGCGTGAGGCTCGTCGTTTCGGTGCGCACGCCGCGATCGATGCCCGCCTACGTCACCTCCCAGAGCCTTGATGAAGTGCTCGCGACAAGCGATGTCGTTATCATGGCGGCTTCACTCACTCCTGAATCACGGGGAATGCTGGATCTTGACGCGTTGCGCCGAATGAAACCGGACGTGGTGTTTGTCAACATCACGCGGGGCGGCATCATCCCCGACGATACACTCGCCACGCTCGCCGCAGAGCGACCGGCCATGCGCCTTGCCCTCGATGTGTTCGACCCGGAGCCGTTGAAAGAGGATAGTCCGCTGCGCGACCTTCCGAACGCCATCCTCACCCCACACATGGTGGGACATACGGTCGAGTCGCAGATGCGCCTGCGGGAGGCATTTTGCGAGAACCTTCTCGCGGTGGCAGAGTGGCGGGTGCCTGAATACGTCGTCAATCCGTCTGTGATCGAAACGTGGCTGGGAAAACAGGACAGCCCACAGCTCTAA
- a CDS encoding SEL1-like repeat protein, which produces MGGDNHADVFFEMGLMYATGRGCAVDFIAAHKWLNIAANKGSDRVAALRGDLAQTISKAELAAALRAARKWMTMH; this is translated from the coding sequence ATGGGCGGCGACAATCACGCCGACGTCTTCTTCGAAATGGGGCTCATGTATGCGACCGGTCGCGGCTGCGCCGTTGATTTCATCGCCGCCCACAAGTGGCTGAACATCGCCGCCAACAAGGGCTCCGACCGGGTTGCAGCACTGCGCGGTGACCTTGCCCAGACGATAAGCAAGGCCGAACTCGCCGCTGCACTACGCGCCGCCCGCAAATGGATGACGATGCACTGA
- a CDS encoding ATP-binding protein, with product MNAIVTMVEGASVIILAVLCCAAFGDRYRESVVRSGIIYGIVFAVTGFIIMMTPIELIEGVRTDPRNAVASLSAAIGGPISAVITAGVLITVRYSFGGIGALPGSAGIAAGALASTLLWAWWRYRIRKPFSYSYISWHAVIALTIPTFTIYALSAAPPDVFRKSASLFAPTNFLAVLLIGGLIVREQTRRREIAEKEEIKARLGGVANNAPIMLFQLIVDENDALVFPYVSEGCRSILEVPPASLMNDPVILQQILQRSSYEQLRSVLKKSAQDFKRWSFDTEFQQSDGQTIWVRMIAKPRMNKENRLIWDGSLSDISAQHRSEIIKKEFVATVSHELRTPLTSINGALQLALGGAAGEVPAPLHRLLWIAGGNAERLKRLVDDILDMEKIESGNMTFDMKTQEIAPLIQSAIEANEAYLAESEVKMVFENDTPGATAIIDADRFAQVMANLLSNAIKFSPAKGKITLRLDPAGENWRVSVADEGPGIPPQYRSRIFDKFEQVDTSDARAKGGTGLGLSISKALIERMNGTIGFDTVEGAGTKFYFELPQSLPIEADMPITHEEATASRHVA from the coding sequence ATGAATGCTATTGTGACAATGGTTGAAGGCGCGTCGGTCATCATTTTGGCAGTGCTTTGCTGTGCCGCTTTCGGTGATAGATATCGGGAGTCGGTCGTCCGCAGCGGAATTATTTACGGCATCGTTTTTGCCGTGACAGGCTTCATCATCATGATGACGCCCATTGAATTGATCGAAGGCGTCCGCACGGACCCCCGCAACGCAGTCGCATCGCTATCGGCGGCGATCGGCGGGCCGATCAGCGCAGTGATTACGGCCGGAGTTCTCATTACAGTGAGATATTCATTCGGTGGAATCGGTGCCCTGCCAGGTAGCGCGGGGATTGCGGCTGGAGCTCTTGCTTCAACCCTTTTGTGGGCATGGTGGCGGTATCGTATTCGCAAGCCTTTCTCATATAGCTACATCTCTTGGCATGCGGTCATCGCTCTGACGATTCCCACATTCACGATCTACGCTCTCAGCGCGGCACCACCGGACGTCTTCAGAAAGTCCGCTTCCTTGTTTGCACCCACCAATTTTCTGGCTGTCTTGCTGATTGGAGGACTGATCGTTCGCGAGCAGACCCGGCGCCGCGAGATCGCCGAGAAGGAAGAGATCAAGGCTCGTCTCGGCGGCGTTGCGAATAACGCACCCATCATGCTTTTCCAGCTGATAGTCGACGAGAACGATGCTCTCGTTTTTCCCTATGTGTCGGAAGGTTGCCGATCGATACTCGAAGTTCCTCCCGCGTCGCTGATGAACGATCCCGTCATTCTCCAGCAGATTTTGCAGCGATCGAGCTATGAACAGCTCAGATCTGTTCTCAAGAAATCCGCTCAAGATTTTAAGCGCTGGTCTTTTGATACCGAATTTCAGCAGTCCGATGGGCAGACCATCTGGGTGCGAATGATCGCAAAACCGCGTATGAACAAGGAGAACAGGCTGATCTGGGATGGCAGCTTGTCCGATATCAGCGCACAGCATCGCTCGGAAATCATCAAGAAGGAATTCGTCGCCACCGTCAGTCACGAACTGAGAACGCCTCTGACGTCGATCAACGGAGCGCTGCAGTTGGCACTTGGCGGTGCGGCCGGAGAGGTCCCGGCGCCTCTACACAGACTATTGTGGATCGCGGGAGGCAATGCTGAGCGGCTGAAACGTCTTGTCGACGATATTCTCGACATGGAAAAGATTGAGTCCGGCAATATGACCTTCGATATGAAGACGCAGGAAATCGCTCCGTTGATCCAGTCGGCGATCGAAGCCAACGAGGCCTATCTTGCCGAAAGCGAAGTGAAAATGGTGTTCGAAAATGACACCCCGGGCGCGACAGCTATCATCGACGCCGACCGCTTTGCTCAGGTGATGGCCAACCTCCTATCGAACGCAATCAAGTTCTCCCCTGCTAAAGGGAAGATCACATTGCGGCTTGACCCCGCCGGCGAAAACTGGCGCGTCAGCGTCGCCGACGAGGGTCCGGGTATCCCGCCACAATATCGCAGCCGGATTTTCGATAAATTTGAACAAGTGGATACGTCCGATGCTCGGGCCAAGGGCGGTACCGGTCTGGGTCTTAGCATTTCGAAAGCTCTGATCGAACGCATGAACGGTACGATCGGCTTCGATACAGTCGAAGGCGCCGGCACGAAATTCTACTTCGAACTTCCTCAATCGCTGCCGATCGAGGCTGATATGCCGATAACGCACGAAGAGGCAACAGCTTCGCGACATGTCGCTTGA
- a CDS encoding ABC transporter substrate-binding protein, which yields MIAGASSALAQDMDTLTLQLKWVTQGQFAGYYVAKDKGFYEDVNLDVEIKPGGPDIAPPQVIAGGGADVIVDWMPSALASREKGVPLVNIAQPFARSGMMLTCLKETGIESPDDFKGRTLGVWFFGNEYPFLAWMSKLGIPTEGGDEGVEVLKQGFNVDPLIQKQADCISTMTYNEYWQVIDAGYSEDDLVVFNYTDQGVATLEDGLYVLEEDLADPEMVDKYARFVAASMKGWEYTCDNQQEAAEIVLENDATGAQTEEHQTRMVSEICKLTEGSDGSLDVAAAQQTVETLLSGGSDPVITKEPEGAWTDEVTTKAADVDME from the coding sequence ATGATTGCGGGGGCCTCGTCCGCTCTCGCGCAGGACATGGACACGCTGACGCTCCAGCTCAAATGGGTCACCCAGGGCCAGTTCGCCGGCTACTATGTGGCCAAGGACAAGGGCTTCTACGAAGACGTCAATCTGGACGTCGAGATCAAGCCGGGCGGTCCGGACATCGCGCCTCCCCAGGTCATTGCCGGTGGCGGCGCCGATGTGATCGTCGACTGGATGCCCTCCGCGCTTGCCAGCCGGGAAAAAGGCGTTCCGCTGGTCAATATCGCGCAGCCCTTTGCCCGCTCCGGCATGATGCTCACATGCCTGAAGGAAACCGGCATCGAAAGCCCGGATGACTTCAAGGGGCGAACGCTGGGCGTCTGGTTTTTCGGTAATGAATATCCATTCCTTGCCTGGATGAGCAAACTCGGTATCCCGACGGAAGGCGGCGATGAGGGCGTCGAAGTCCTCAAGCAGGGCTTCAATGTCGACCCGCTGATCCAGAAGCAGGCCGACTGCATCTCCACCATGACCTATAATGAGTACTGGCAGGTTATCGACGCCGGCTATAGCGAGGACGATCTCGTCGTCTTCAACTATACCGACCAGGGCGTCGCCACGCTGGAAGACGGGCTCTATGTCCTTGAAGAGGATCTCGCAGACCCTGAGATGGTCGATAAATATGCCCGCTTCGTCGCGGCATCGATGAAGGGCTGGGAGTATACCTGCGACAATCAGCAGGAGGCCGCCGAGATCGTTCTTGAGAATGATGCTACGGGCGCACAGACCGAAGAGCACCAGACGCGCATGGTCAGCGAGATCTGCAAGCTGACCGAGGGGTCGGACGGCTCGCTCGATGTCGCTGCCGCGCAGCAGACAGTCGAAACGCTGCTGTCGGGCGGCTCCGATCCGGTCATTACCAAGGAGCCGGAAGGCGCCTGGACCGATGAGGTCACGACGAAGGCCGCAGACGTCGACATGGAATGA
- a CDS encoding ABC transporter permease, whose amino-acid sequence MSQTALLWTGLITWVLTFAANLGLSRIEAKGGAKRSIDLLIPILFGIGLLALWEGLTRGFGVPTVILPPPSMIWDQITTSVPTLWADFQQTYLKAVIAGYAIGCGSGFVVAILVDRSPFLRAGLLPVGNLVSALPIIGIAPIMVMWFGFDWPSKAAVVVVMTFFPMLVNTLAGLTAAGRMERDLMATYAASYWQTLFSLRLPAAMPFIFNALKINSTLALIGAIVAEFFGTPIVGMGFRISTEVGRMNVDMVWAEIFVAALAGSLSYGLLALAERSITFWHPSNRSG is encoded by the coding sequence ATGAGCCAGACAGCCCTCCTCTGGACCGGCCTTATCACCTGGGTCCTGACCTTCGCGGCCAATCTCGGCCTGTCGCGCATCGAGGCGAAGGGCGGCGCGAAACGCTCCATCGACCTTTTAATCCCGATCCTGTTCGGCATCGGCCTTCTGGCGCTCTGGGAAGGCCTGACACGCGGATTCGGCGTGCCGACCGTGATCCTGCCGCCGCCCAGCATGATCTGGGACCAGATCACCACATCGGTGCCGACGCTCTGGGCCGATTTCCAGCAGACCTATCTCAAGGCGGTGATTGCCGGCTATGCGATCGGCTGCGGCTCCGGCTTCGTCGTCGCCATTCTCGTCGACCGCTCTCCCTTTTTGCGGGCCGGGTTACTCCCTGTCGGCAATCTGGTTTCCGCGCTGCCGATCATCGGGATCGCGCCGATCATGGTCATGTGGTTCGGTTTCGACTGGCCATCCAAGGCGGCCGTGGTGGTCGTCATGACCTTCTTCCCCATGCTGGTAAATACGCTGGCGGGGCTGACAGCCGCAGGCCGCATGGAGCGCGACCTGATGGCCACCTACGCCGCCTCTTACTGGCAAACGCTTTTCTCGCTGCGCCTGCCCGCCGCCATGCCCTTCATCTTCAATGCGCTGAAGATCAATTCCACGCTGGCGCTAATCGGCGCGATCGTGGCCGAATTCTTCGGCACGCCGATCGTCGGTATGGGTTTTCGGATTTCAACCGAGGTCGGCCGAATGAATGTAGACATGGTCTGGGCCGAGATCTTCGTCGCCGCGCTCGCCGGCTCGCTCTCCTATGGATTGCTGGCGCTGGCCGAGCGTTCGATCACATTCTGGCACCCGTCCAACAGGAGCGGCTGA
- a CDS encoding ABC transporter permease, protein MRLGAFVTLLRVRALPVIAVVLGILVLWYLGAVWLNSAFAYDAAARGGTDLSFSKMVAQTMSQRRPVLPAPHQVAAEMWKTIVEIAPTSKRSLLYHSGITLSSTLLGFVLGTALGIVLAIGIVHSRVLDRSLMPWIITSQTIPILAIAPMIIVIFASQGITGLFPKAFISMYLSFFPVAVGMVKGLRSPDAMHLDLMRTYNASRLQTLLKLRLPAAMPFLFTSMKVGVATSLVGAIIGELPTGAIAGLGARLLAGSYYGQTVQIWSALMTAAILAAILVILIDIASRAVTACMGVRS, encoded by the coding sequence ATGAGGCTCGGAGCATTCGTCACTCTTCTGCGCGTGCGCGCCCTGCCCGTCATCGCGGTGGTGCTGGGCATTCTCGTCCTCTGGTATCTCGGCGCGGTCTGGCTCAATTCGGCCTTCGCCTACGATGCCGCGGCGCGCGGCGGCACCGACCTCTCCTTTTCGAAAATGGTCGCGCAGACGATGAGCCAACGGCGACCGGTGCTGCCCGCGCCGCATCAGGTCGCGGCTGAGATGTGGAAGACGATCGTCGAGATCGCGCCAACCTCCAAGCGCAGCCTCCTCTACCATTCCGGCATCACGCTATCCTCCACCTTGCTCGGCTTCGTGCTCGGCACGGCGCTCGGAATCGTGCTCGCCATCGGCATCGTCCATTCGCGCGTGCTCGACCGCAGCCTGATGCCGTGGATCATCACCTCGCAGACCATCCCGATCCTCGCCATCGCGCCGATGATCATCGTCATCTTCGCCAGCCAGGGCATCACCGGGCTTTTCCCGAAGGCCTTCATCTCGATGTATCTGTCGTTCTTTCCCGTCGCGGTCGGTATGGTGAAGGGCCTCCGCTCGCCGGACGCGATGCATCTGGACCTGATGCGCACCTATAATGCCAGCCGGTTGCAGACGCTTCTAAAGCTGCGTCTGCCTGCCGCCATGCCGTTTCTCTTCACCTCCATGAAGGTCGGCGTCGCGACGAGCCTTGTCGGCGCGATTATCGGCGAACTGCCGACCGGCGCTATTGCCGGACTTGGCGCGCGCCTTCTCGCCGGCTCCTATTACGGCCAGACGGTGCAGATCTGGAGCGCCCTGATGACGGCGGCAATCCTCGCCGCCATTCTGGTCATCCTGATCGATATCGCATCGCGGGCCGTCACGGCCTGCATGGGGGTGCGCTCATGA
- a CDS encoding ABC transporter ATP-binding protein produces MNIATAPAHTSEAVIETHDLDLVFQTSDAPVHALSNIDLTIRKGEFVSLIGPSGCGKTTLLRVIADLEQPTGGTISVEGMTPKEARENRAYGYVFQHSALFPWRTIAKNIALPLEVMGIDKAERERRIAENLELVDLKGFGKKFPWQLSGGMQQRASIARALAVQPDMLLMDEPFGALDEIVRDHLNEQLLKLWARTKKTVVFVTHSIPEAVFLSTRIVVMSPRPGRIHEVIDCNLGEERPLDIRETPEFLAIAQRVRDGLRAGHAYDE; encoded by the coding sequence ATGAATATTGCGACTGCCCCGGCCCACACCTCCGAAGCCGTGATTGAGACACACGACCTCGATCTTGTCTTTCAGACGTCCGACGCGCCGGTTCATGCCCTGTCGAATATCGACCTGACAATAAGAAAGGGCGAGTTCGTTTCGCTGATCGGCCCCTCAGGCTGCGGCAAGACCACCCTCCTCCGCGTGATTGCGGATCTTGAACAGCCGACGGGCGGCACGATCTCGGTCGAGGGCATGACACCCAAGGAAGCGCGAGAAAATCGCGCTTATGGCTACGTTTTCCAGCACTCGGCGCTCTTTCCATGGCGGACTATCGCCAAGAATATCGCCCTACCGCTTGAAGTGATGGGCATCGACAAGGCCGAGCGCGAACGGCGCATCGCAGAAAACCTCGAACTGGTCGACCTGAAGGGGTTCGGCAAAAAGTTTCCCTGGCAATTGTCCGGCGGCATGCAGCAGCGCGCCTCCATTGCGCGCGCCCTGGCCGTCCAGCCGGACATGCTGCTGATGGACGAGCCCTTCGGCGCGCTGGACGAGATCGTCCGCGATCACCTCAACGAGCAGCTTCTGAAGCTCTGGGCGCGCACGAAAAAGACCGTGGTCTTCGTGACGCACTCCATTCCGGAGGCCGTCTTCCTCTCCACCCGCATCGTGGTGATGAGCCCGCGGCCCGGTCGCATCCATGAAGTCATCGATTGCAACCTCGGCGAGGAGCGCCCCCTCGACATTCGCGAGACGCCGGAGTTCCTCGCCATTGCCCAACGCGTCCGCGACGGGCTCAGAGCCGGCCACGCCTATGATGAGTGA
- a CDS encoding VOC family protein has product MNETPALNGVLEAAVYIDDIEAARRFYGELLGLKEMTAAEGRHVFFRCGTTIVLCFIADATRQPEKPGGLPVPPHGAKGPGHICFSANGETLDRWVEHLEIGGIAIESDFRWPNGARSVYVRDPAGNSVEFAEPKLWGLE; this is encoded by the coding sequence ATGAATGAAACACCCGCTCTCAACGGCGTTCTCGAAGCGGCGGTCTATATCGACGATATCGAGGCTGCGCGGCGCTTTTACGGGGAGTTACTCGGCCTGAAGGAGATGACTGCGGCAGAGGGCCGACATGTCTTCTTCCGGTGCGGCACGACGATCGTTCTTTGCTTCATCGCCGACGCCACGCGGCAGCCGGAGAAACCGGGCGGCCTGCCGGTGCCGCCGCATGGGGCGAAGGGTCCGGGACATATCTGCTTCTCTGCGAATGGCGAGACGCTCGATCGCTGGGTGGAACACCTCGAGATAGGCGGTATTGCAATCGAATCCGACTTTCGCTGGCCGAACGGCGCGCGTTCCGTCTATGTGCGCGACCCTGCCGGCAATTCGGTCGAATTCGCCGAGCCAAAACTGTGGGGCCTGGAATGA
- a CDS encoding endonuclease domain-containing protein, producing MEGSRRPAQGRAQRHSGERGVRALVENNSPSPPRSARHLSPKGRGWSKPHPSRVKPTGALKRARTMRKKPTDAEAWLWTELRKERLNGYRFSRQVPLGRYIADFVCRKERLIVEVDGSQHAESTRDAVRTDWLNRNGYSVLRFWNEEVLRQRTVVLNTILAALDKRLPPSDFHAPAHPLPGGERCRVQRGGEGMRP from the coding sequence ATGGAAGGATCTCGTCGCCCCGCGCAAGGTCGAGCGCAGCGGCATTCCGGCGAGCGGGGTGTGAGGGCGTTGGTCGAGAACAATTCCCCCTCTCCGCCACGCTCCGCGCGGCACCTCTCCCCAAAGGGGCGAGGGTGGAGCAAACCGCACCCGTCGCGAGTCAAGCCAACCGGCGCATTGAAACGCGCCCGGACAATGCGCAAGAAGCCGACCGATGCGGAAGCTTGGCTCTGGACCGAACTTCGCAAAGAGCGATTGAATGGCTATCGCTTCAGCCGGCAGGTTCCACTCGGACGATACATTGCCGATTTCGTTTGCCGAAAGGAGCGGTTGATCGTGGAAGTCGATGGCAGCCAGCATGCCGAAAGCACCCGCGATGCAGTTCGCACGGACTGGCTCAATAGGAATGGTTACTCTGTCCTGCGATTCTGGAATGAGGAAGTGCTAAGACAACGCACTGTAGTCTTGAATACGATCCTTGCCGCACTCGACAAACGTTTGCCACCAAGCGATTTCCATGCGCCTGCCCACCCTCTCCCCGGTGGGGAGAGGTGCCGAGTGCAGCGAGGCGGAGAGGGGATGCGGCCATGA
- the hydA gene encoding dihydropyrimidinase has translation MTTTLIRNGTVVTADLTYKADVRIENGKIAEIGQNLSADGATELDASGCYVMPGGIDPHVHLEMPFMGTYSSDDFESGTRAGLAGGTTMVVDFCLPDPGQSLLDALKRWDNKSTRANCDYSFHMAITWWDKQVWDEMETVVKDHGINTFKHFMAYKGALMVNDDEMFASFTRCASLGALPLVHAENGDVVATLQQKLLAEGNDGPEGHAYSRPPEVEGEATNRAIMIADMAGVPLYVVHTSCEQSHEAIRRARQKGMRVYGEPLIQHLTLDEGEYFNEDWDHSARRVMSPPFRNKMHQDSLWAGLQSGSLSVVATDHCAFTTEQKRTGVGDFTKIPNGTGGLEDRLPMLWTYGVGTGRLTPNEFVAVTSTNIAKILNIYPRKGAILVGADADIVVFDPEKEKTISADGQQSSIDYNVFEGKKVKGLPRYVLTRGKVVIDDGAVKTEEGHGQFVKREPYQAVNKALSTWKDLVAPRKVERSGIPASGV, from the coding sequence ATGACCACCACACTTATTCGCAACGGCACGGTCGTCACGGCCGATCTGACCTACAAGGCCGATGTCCGGATCGAGAACGGCAAAATTGCCGAGATCGGGCAGAACCTCTCCGCCGATGGCGCGACCGAACTGGATGCGAGCGGCTGCTATGTCATGCCGGGCGGCATTGACCCACACGTCCATCTCGAAATGCCGTTCATGGGCACCTATTCGAGCGACGATTTCGAGAGCGGCACGCGCGCCGGCCTTGCCGGCGGCACCACCATGGTGGTTGATTTCTGCCTGCCCGATCCGGGCCAGTCGCTGCTCGACGCGCTGAAGCGCTGGGACAACAAGTCCACCCGCGCCAATTGCGACTATTCCTTCCACATGGCCATCACCTGGTGGGACAAGCAGGTGTGGGACGAGATGGAAACCGTGGTGAAGGACCACGGCATCAACACTTTCAAGCACTTCATGGCCTATAAGGGCGCGCTGATGGTGAATGATGACGAGATGTTCGCATCCTTCACGCGCTGCGCTTCGCTCGGTGCGCTGCCGCTTGTCCATGCCGAGAATGGCGACGTGGTCGCGACGCTGCAGCAGAAGCTGCTGGCCGAGGGCAATGACGGGCCCGAAGGCCATGCCTATTCGCGCCCGCCCGAGGTCGAGGGCGAAGCGACCAACCGCGCCATCATGATCGCCGACATGGCGGGCGTGCCGCTCTATGTCGTTCACACCTCCTGCGAACAGTCGCACGAAGCGATCCGCCGCGCCCGGCAGAAGGGCATGCGCGTCTATGGCGAGCCGCTGATCCAGCATCTGACGCTGGATGAGGGCGAATATTTCAACGAGGACTGGGACCATTCGGCGCGGCGCGTCATGTCGCCCCCCTTCCGCAACAAGATGCATCAGGATTCGCTCTGGGCGGGGCTGCAATCCGGCTCGCTCTCGGTCGTCGCGACGGATCACTGCGCCTTCACCACCGAGCAGAAGCGCACCGGCGTCGGCGATTTCACCAAGATTCCGAACGGCACGGGCGGTCTGGAAGATCGGCTACCGATGCTCTGGACCTATGGTGTCGGCACAGGCCGTCTGACGCCGAATGAGTTCGTCGCCGTCACCTCGACCAATATCGCCAAGATTCTGAACATCTATCCGCGAAAGGGCGCGATTCTTGTCGGCGCGGATGCCGATATCGTCGTCTTCGATCCGGAGAAGGAAAAGACGATTTCGGCCGACGGCCAGCAATCGTCGATCGACTACAACGTTTTCGAAGGCAAGAAGGTCAAAGGCTTGCCGCGCTACGTGCTCACCCGCGGCAAAGTCGTCATCGACGATGGCGCGGTGAAGACCGAGGAAGGGCACGGCCAGTTCGTCAAGCGTGAGCCGTATCAGGCGGTCAACAAGGCGCTCTCGACATGGAAGGATCTCGTCGCCCCGCGCAAGGTCGAGCGCAGCGGCATTCCGGCGAGCGGGGTGTGA
- a CDS encoding Zn-dependent hydrolase, producing MSQQSNMRIDADRLWDSIHEMAKIGPGVAGGSNRQTLTDEDAKGRELFQDWCDAAGLSMGIDEMGNMFARREGTDPDALPVYVGSHLDTQPTGGRYDGVLGVLGALEVVRTLNDLNIKTKHPIVVTNWTNEEGTRFAPAMLASGVFAGEHERDWAYDREDADGKRFGDELERIGWKGDETVGERKMHAFFELHIEQGPILEAEGKQIGVVTHGQGLWWLQVTLTGKDAHTGSTPMDMRVNAGLGMARITELVHKIAMDNQPGAVGAIGQANVYPNSRNVIPGKAVFTIDFRSPEQEKLDGMKARLEAEAPGIADDLGLGIEIEVAGHFDPVTFDEGCVIAIRNGAEALGYSHRDIISGAGHDACWINKLYPTAMVMCPCVDGLSHNEAEEISKEWAQAGADVLLHAVVETAEVVG from the coding sequence ATGAGCCAGCAGTCCAACATGCGGATCGATGCGGACCGGCTCTGGGACTCGATCCATGAAATGGCAAAGATCGGCCCCGGCGTTGCCGGCGGCAGCAATCGCCAGACCTTGACCGACGAGGATGCAAAAGGCCGCGAGCTTTTCCAGGACTGGTGCGATGCAGCCGGGCTTTCAATGGGCATCGACGAGATGGGCAATATGTTCGCCCGGCGCGAAGGCACCGATCCCGATGCCCTGCCCGTCTATGTCGGCAGCCACCTCGATACGCAGCCAACCGGCGGGCGCTATGACGGCGTCCTCGGCGTGCTCGGCGCGCTGGAAGTTGTGCGGACGCTGAACGATCTCAACATCAAGACGAAACACCCGATCGTTGTCACCAACTGGACGAATGAGGAAGGCACGCGCTTCGCGCCGGCGATGCTGGCCTCGGGCGTCTTTGCCGGCGAACATGAGCGCGACTGGGCCTATGACCGCGAGGATGCGGACGGCAAACGTTTCGGCGACGAATTGGAGCGCATCGGCTGGAAGGGCGATGAGACGGTCGGCGAGCGCAAGATGCACGCCTTCTTCGAGCTGCATATCGAGCAGGGCCCGATCCTGGAGGCCGAAGGCAAGCAGATCGGCGTCGTCACTCACGGGCAAGGCCTCTGGTGGCTACAGGTGACACTGACCGGCAAGGACGCGCATACCGGCTCGACGCCGATGGACATGCGCGTCAATGCCGGGCTTGGCATGGCGCGGATCACCGAGCTTGTCCACAAGATTGCGATGGATAATCAGCCGGGGGCGGTGGGCGCGATCGGTCAGGCCAATGTTTATCCCAATAGCCGCAACGTTATCCCCGGCAAGGCGGTCTTCACCATCGATTTCCGCTCCCCGGAGCAGGAAAAGCTCGACGGGATGAAAGCCCGGCTAGAAGCCGAAGCACCGGGCATTGCGGACGATCTGGGCCTCGGCATCGAGATCGAGGTCGCCGGTCACTTCGACCCCGTCACCTTCGACGAAGGCTGCGTCATCGCCATACGCAACGGGGCCGAGGCGCTCGGCTATTCACACCGCGACATCATCTCCGGCGCGGGCCATGACGCCTGCTGGATCAACAAGCTCTACCCCACCGCCATGGTGATGTGCCCCTGCGTTGACGGCCTTTCGCACAATGAGGCCGAGGAGATTTCGAAGGAATGGGCGCAAGCCGGCGCGGACGTGCTGCTGCATGCGGTTGTGGAGACGGCCGAGGTGGTGGGGTGA